In Myxococcus stipitatus, the following are encoded in one genomic region:
- a CDS encoding class I SAM-dependent methyltransferase, with the protein MRHALVQLLRCPRCRRGALRPEAPTAVLMFGPLRCPECRASYPVAEGVADLMLEPALASGLQRGLERRFVARSYERYVRPALQRAFLRQPLDTDSEYLIYRSLLGTPEGPVLDVGCGTGLVARRLAREPDFPLVAGQDVSSAMLEEGVAQAREAGATVDFIRAQAPYLPFQDETLGAVLMADSLHYVEDLGRLMLEVVRVLRPGGRWVASTYAPPGSASGFLHRRVGLHPRGESTLRAAASAAGLVRFERVALPPLLVLKAEKASAETLR; encoded by the coding sequence ATGCGGCACGCGCTCGTCCAGCTCCTCCGATGCCCCCGCTGCCGGCGCGGCGCCCTGCGTCCCGAGGCGCCCACGGCCGTCTTGATGTTCGGCCCCCTGCGCTGCCCCGAGTGCCGGGCCAGCTACCCCGTGGCCGAAGGCGTGGCGGACCTGATGCTGGAGCCCGCGCTGGCCAGTGGGCTGCAACGCGGGCTGGAGCGCCGCTTCGTGGCCCGTTCGTATGAGCGCTACGTGCGCCCCGCCCTTCAGCGTGCCTTCCTGCGCCAGCCGCTGGACACGGACAGCGAGTACCTCATCTACCGGAGCCTGCTGGGCACCCCCGAGGGGCCGGTGTTGGACGTGGGCTGCGGCACGGGACTGGTGGCGCGGCGGCTGGCCAGAGAGCCGGACTTCCCGCTGGTGGCGGGTCAGGACGTGTCCTCCGCGATGCTGGAGGAAGGCGTGGCCCAGGCGCGCGAGGCGGGCGCCACGGTGGACTTCATCCGGGCCCAGGCGCCCTATCTTCCGTTCCAGGACGAGACGCTCGGCGCGGTGCTGATGGCCGACTCGCTGCACTACGTCGAGGACCTGGGCCGGCTGATGCTGGAGGTGGTGCGGGTACTGCGCCCGGGAGGCCGCTGGGTGGCGAGCACCTATGCGCCACCGGGCTCCGCGTCCGGGTTCCTGCACCGCCGCGTGGGGCTGCACCCTCGAGGTGAGTCCACCTTGCGCGCGGCGGCCAGCGCGGCGGGACTGGTGCGCTTCGAGCGCGTCGCCCTGCCGCCGCTGCTGGTGCTCAAAGCGGAGAAGGCCTCCGCCGAAACGCTCAGATGA
- a CDS encoding metallothionein: MTRNATMVAAGLLASGLLLLAPRAASACEAHARAAQAQAGKSAEPAPTKASADAAVAPTQAEARPAASEQERPLEAVDSLMAAKCQCGSKADCTCKKGSCECSNCKPKRQVMDALRGRPAKLKLDEARRNDASAGIFI; this comes from the coding sequence ATGACACGCAACGCGACGATGGTGGCCGCGGGGCTGCTGGCCAGCGGTCTGCTGCTGCTCGCGCCCCGCGCGGCGAGCGCCTGCGAGGCCCACGCCCGCGCCGCTCAAGCCCAGGCGGGGAAGTCCGCGGAGCCCGCTCCGACAAAGGCGTCCGCCGACGCCGCCGTGGCGCCCACCCAGGCGGAGGCTCGCCCCGCGGCGAGTGAACAGGAGCGCCCGCTGGAGGCCGTCGACTCGCTCATGGCCGCCAAGTGCCAGTGCGGCAGCAAGGCGGACTGCACCTGCAAGAAGGGCTCGTGCGAGTGCTCCAACTGCAAGCCCAAGCGGCAGGTGATGGACGCGCTGCGCGGCCGTCCCGCCAAGCTGAAGCTGGACGAGGCCCGCCGCAACGACGCCTCGGCCGGCATCTTCATCTGA